The proteins below come from a single Leifsonia sp. 1010 genomic window:
- a CDS encoding glycosidase, which translates to MSTTTPATAVAIPYALERIGIVMEPDPADPRQVEGVLNPATVQDPDGTVHLFPRLVAEHNVSRIGRARVVVTDGVPTGVADLEIALQAQRGWEHGTAHGGVEDPRITPLNDLGVHVMSYVAFGPLGPKPALAVSTDGREWRRLGPIQFAYDDALDTDLNLFPNKDVVFFPEVVPDPEGRPSFAMLHRPMWDFGFVRPDEQPPLPAGVTDDRASIWISYVPVDDAVQDITALTRPGGHRFVAGPEYEWEALKIGAGPAPLRVPEGWLLLHHGVTGTLPGGSFVPQAFTVRYVVGAMLLDADDPSRVLARTSEPLMAPETADETAGTVANVLFPTAIEKIDGEHVVFYGAADTRICVARLVRIP; encoded by the coding sequence TTGTCCACCACCACCCCCGCCACCGCCGTCGCCATCCCCTATGCACTGGAGCGCATCGGCATCGTCATGGAGCCCGACCCGGCCGACCCGCGCCAGGTCGAGGGTGTGCTGAACCCCGCGACCGTGCAGGACCCGGACGGCACGGTGCACCTCTTCCCGCGGCTGGTCGCCGAGCACAACGTGTCGCGGATCGGGCGGGCGCGCGTCGTCGTGACGGACGGTGTGCCGACCGGCGTCGCGGACCTCGAGATCGCCCTCCAGGCGCAGCGGGGATGGGAGCACGGCACGGCCCACGGCGGCGTGGAGGACCCGCGCATCACCCCGCTGAACGACCTCGGCGTCCACGTGATGAGCTACGTCGCGTTCGGGCCGCTCGGACCGAAGCCGGCTCTCGCCGTGTCGACCGACGGCCGCGAGTGGAGGCGGCTCGGCCCCATCCAGTTCGCCTACGACGACGCCCTCGACACCGACCTCAACCTCTTTCCGAACAAGGACGTCGTGTTCTTCCCGGAGGTCGTGCCCGACCCGGAGGGCCGCCCGAGCTTCGCCATGCTGCACCGGCCCATGTGGGACTTCGGGTTCGTCCGGCCGGACGAGCAGCCGCCGCTTCCGGCGGGCGTGACGGACGACCGGGCGAGCATCTGGATCTCGTACGTGCCGGTGGACGACGCCGTGCAGGACATCACGGCGCTCACCCGTCCCGGCGGCCACCGCTTCGTCGCAGGCCCCGAATACGAGTGGGAGGCCCTGAAGATCGGCGCCGGCCCCGCTCCGCTGCGGGTACCCGAGGGCTGGCTGCTGCTCCACCACGGCGTCACCGGCACCCTGCCGGGCGGATCGTTCGTGCCCCAGGCGTTCACCGTCCGCTACGTGGTCGGCGCCATGCTCCTCGACGCCGACGACCCCTCGCGCGTGCTCGCCCGCACGAGCGAGCCCCTGATGGCCCCGGAGACCGCGGACGAGACCGCGGGAACCGTGGCGAACGTCCTGTTCCCCACGGCGATCGAGAAGATCGACGGAGAGCATGTCGTCTTCTACGGCGCAGCCGACACGCGGATCTGCGTCGCCCGGCTCGTCCGCATCCCCTGA
- a CDS encoding sugar ABC transporter permease — protein sequence MTESFPFPRRTPVRVTFGLGMLLLGIFGFVPAVGVLIASLTDLRGLPGLPINFVGLQNYVDFFSPAKWADSANALRNTIIFAVVSTALQIVVALAVAVLLNRRLKGRDFYRAVVFMPTILGVTVTGLVWSLIFNVSGGPAASVLGLFGGHSAFFGDPKLALALVILVQVWMVLGVSVIIFLSGLQAVPEELNEAAEIDGASGWQRFRSITIPLLAPSITANVLLGIVNALQSYQLIYVLSGPNNRSTQVLSLLVYVQGFGGASGTTLSQSQGYAAAVSMVQFFLVAIVSIIALLILRRREARL from the coding sequence ATGACTGAATCGTTCCCCTTCCCCCGTCGCACGCCGGTCCGCGTCACCTTCGGGCTCGGGATGCTGCTGCTCGGCATCTTCGGCTTCGTTCCGGCGGTCGGCGTGCTGATCGCCTCGCTCACCGACCTGCGCGGCCTCCCCGGCCTCCCGATCAACTTCGTCGGCCTGCAGAACTACGTCGACTTCTTCTCGCCCGCCAAGTGGGCGGACAGCGCGAACGCCCTGCGCAACACGATCATCTTCGCCGTCGTGAGCACGGCGCTGCAGATCGTCGTCGCCCTGGCCGTCGCGGTGCTCCTCAACCGCCGGCTGAAGGGCCGCGACTTCTACCGGGCCGTGGTGTTCATGCCCACGATCCTGGGCGTGACGGTCACTGGGCTGGTCTGGTCGCTGATCTTCAACGTGAGCGGCGGACCGGCCGCATCCGTGCTCGGCCTCTTCGGCGGCCATTCCGCGTTCTTCGGCGACCCGAAGCTGGCGCTTGCCCTGGTGATCCTCGTCCAGGTGTGGATGGTGCTCGGCGTCTCGGTCATCATCTTCCTGTCCGGCCTCCAGGCCGTTCCGGAGGAGCTCAACGAGGCGGCGGAGATCGACGGGGCGAGCGGCTGGCAGCGCTTCCGCAGCATCACCATCCCCCTGCTGGCGCCGTCCATCACCGCGAACGTCCTGCTGGGCATCGTCAACGCGCTCCAGAGCTACCAGCTCATCTACGTGCTCAGCGGTCCGAACAACCGCTCCACCCAGGTGCTCTCCCTGCTCGTCTACGTGCAGGGCTTCGGCGGCGCCTCGGGGACGACGCTGTCGCAGTCGCAGGGCTATGCGGCGGCCGTGTCGATGGTCCAGTTCTTCCTGGTGGCCATCGTCTCGATCATCGCTCTGCTGATTCTCCGCCGACGGGAGGCGAGACTGTGA
- a CDS encoding extracellular solute-binding protein: protein MATKRLRGATLGRRLIAGAVAAATIGALAACSSGGGSTDGEPSGKLQLLVSSSDATDAGFRAINEAFEKQYPKVDVVFSTVSNDNYPATKSSRLTAGNLDLFVVKGLMETPSYAKDAATDDARLAKAGGLVDLTAESFLKQYTPTLLETQAIDGKQYAVPTGVSYYTGVFYNKKIFADNGLTIPTTWSEFTAVVDALKAKGVTPFGMGGKDSWPAGLPMLASVTANYPTLADKQQLAKDLWTNKAKLTDPTEVKVLKQTEYVLQNSQEGAAGADYTSIPSGFAAGDFAMTVDGTWDQPTIDAAVAKKFDYGYFPFPGSDDAADNALLNGKTELQLAVPTSAKNKTAALAWLKFFSDKKNYELFLQKSGFSSAQPGISTSAFLQSIGGYTKSYEPAWDQVWFANNKAGQDAVFPFNYPALSPLGSATPEQAAEAAQKAWSAAG, encoded by the coding sequence ATGGCAACGAAGAGGTTGCGCGGCGCGACCCTGGGCCGGCGGCTGATCGCCGGCGCGGTCGCCGCCGCCACGATCGGCGCACTCGCCGCCTGCTCCAGCGGCGGCGGATCGACAGATGGAGAGCCGAGCGGGAAGCTGCAGCTTCTCGTCTCAAGCAGCGACGCCACGGACGCCGGCTTCCGGGCGATCAACGAGGCCTTCGAGAAGCAGTACCCGAAGGTGGACGTCGTCTTCTCCACCGTCTCGAACGACAACTACCCCGCGACCAAGTCGTCGCGGCTCACGGCGGGCAACCTCGACCTCTTCGTCGTGAAGGGCCTGATGGAGACGCCGTCGTACGCGAAGGACGCGGCCACCGATGACGCTCGTCTCGCCAAGGCGGGCGGCCTGGTCGACCTCACGGCCGAGTCGTTCCTCAAGCAGTACACGCCGACCCTGCTCGAGACGCAGGCGATCGACGGCAAGCAGTACGCGGTCCCGACCGGCGTCAGCTATTACACCGGCGTCTTCTACAACAAGAAGATCTTCGCCGACAACGGGCTCACCATCCCGACGACCTGGAGCGAGTTCACCGCTGTGGTCGACGCGCTCAAGGCCAAGGGCGTCACGCCGTTCGGCATGGGCGGAAAGGACAGCTGGCCCGCCGGGCTGCCGATGCTCGCCTCCGTCACGGCGAACTACCCGACCCTTGCCGACAAGCAGCAGCTGGCGAAGGACCTCTGGACGAACAAGGCCAAGCTCACGGATCCGACCGAGGTCAAGGTGCTGAAGCAGACCGAGTACGTGCTGCAGAACTCGCAGGAGGGAGCGGCGGGAGCCGACTACACATCCATCCCGTCGGGCTTCGCTGCAGGTGACTTCGCCATGACCGTCGACGGCACCTGGGACCAGCCGACCATCGACGCGGCCGTCGCCAAGAAGTTCGACTACGGGTACTTCCCGTTCCCGGGCTCCGACGACGCGGCGGACAACGCGCTGCTCAACGGCAAGACGGAGCTCCAGCTCGCCGTCCCGACCTCGGCGAAGAACAAGACGGCGGCGCTCGCATGGCTGAAGTTCTTCTCCGACAAGAAGAACTACGAGCTGTTCCTGCAGAAGTCGGGCTTCTCATCGGCCCAGCCCGGAATCTCCACCAGCGCGTTCCTCCAGTCGATCGGCGGCTACACCAAGTCGTACGAGCCCGCCTGGGACCAGGTCTGGTTCGCCAACAACAAGGCGGGCCAGGACGCGGTCTTCCCGTTCAACTACCCGGCGCTGAGCCCGCTCGGCTCCGCAACGCCCGAGCAGGCCGCCGAGGCCGCGCAGAAGGCGTGGTCGGCCGCCGGCTGA
- a CDS encoding carbohydrate ABC transporter permease translates to MTTTTEQVTTPTTESLQEASGPHRTTVSRRRRRRPIGAYICALILMVVFLFPLLYLLNTALKSQAEFVANPVGIVSNPQWGNFATAWEKGDFGAYILNSVLYTAAGSAIGTLLTLVLAFPVARGYVRGAKYWSIVFVLVLFLPNALITQFQLLLRLGLYDTQLGYILLVGVGVGVGPLLLSGFVKSIPRELDEAAAMDGVGYWRYLFTFILPLARPALVTVFILQAVWIWNEIILATVLLADPTKFPVTVGLYAFKGTYGNQWPLLAAATFIVAAPLIVGYIFIQRYLVNGVVGAVKG, encoded by the coding sequence GTGACGACCACCACCGAACAGGTGACGACCCCGACGACCGAGTCGCTGCAGGAGGCATCCGGCCCACACCGCACCACGGTGTCGCGCCGTCGCCGGCGCCGGCCGATCGGCGCGTACATCTGCGCGCTGATCCTCATGGTCGTGTTCCTCTTCCCGCTGCTGTACCTGCTCAACACCGCGCTGAAGTCGCAGGCCGAGTTCGTCGCGAACCCGGTCGGGATCGTCTCCAACCCGCAGTGGGGCAACTTCGCGACCGCGTGGGAGAAGGGCGATTTCGGCGCGTACATACTGAACAGCGTCCTCTATACGGCGGCCGGGTCGGCGATCGGCACCCTCCTCACCCTGGTGCTGGCGTTCCCCGTCGCACGCGGGTACGTCCGCGGCGCGAAGTACTGGTCCATCGTCTTCGTGCTGGTGCTGTTCCTGCCCAACGCCCTGATCACCCAGTTCCAGCTGCTGCTTCGGCTCGGGCTCTACGACACGCAGCTCGGTTACATCCTGCTGGTCGGTGTGGGTGTCGGCGTCGGGCCCCTGCTGCTGAGCGGGTTCGTGAAGTCCATCCCGCGCGAACTCGATGAGGCGGCCGCGATGGACGGCGTCGGCTACTGGCGCTACCTCTTCACGTTCATCCTGCCGCTGGCCCGTCCGGCGCTGGTGACCGTGTTCATCCTGCAGGCCGTGTGGATCTGGAACGAGATCATCCTCGCGACCGTCCTGCTCGCCGACCCCACCAAGTTCCCGGTGACCGTCGGGCTCTACGCCTTCAAGGGGACGTACGGCAACCAGTGGCCGCTGCTCGCGGCCGCGACTTTCATCGTCGCCGCCCCGCTGATCGTCGGTTACATCTTCATCCAGCGCTACCTGGTCAACGGCGTCGTCGGCGCCGTCAAGGGCTGA